The Drosophila nasuta strain 15112-1781.00 chromosome 2L, ASM2355853v1, whole genome shotgun sequence genome window below encodes:
- the LOC132786016 gene encoding transmembrane reductase CYB561D2 isoform X2, which yields MPYLIITLVLLSPCSYFHVLMAQALMSHYKVNPITRWISHKNKSRYHGLLQLVGGVMVLLGGLGKFSQKDVHFNTWHGRFGVAATFGCAASIVGGLVNFYQPKIVLKKLPPSELRFRHNVFGLLTFTLGMVAIYLGYYSKFFTRHVDNEFIPALMLTTTLVYFLTIIGPTGSLLTKLKYRRQKQQQQ from the exons ATGCCTTATCTTATCATAACACTAGTCCTGTTGTCACCTTGTTCATAT TTTCATGTACTTATGGCCCAGGCGCTGATGTCACACTACAAAGTTAACCCGATAACCCGTTGGATTtcgcataaaaacaaatcccGTTACCATGGCCTGCTGCAGCTTGTAGGTGGTGTCATGGTTCTGCTGGGCGGCTTGGGCAAGTTTTCTCAGAAAGATGTTCACTTCAATACCTGGCATGGCAGATTTG GTGTGGCAGCTACCTTTGGATGTGCGGCGAGCATTGTAGGTGGATTGGTTAACTTCTATCAGCCCAAGATTGTGCTTAAGAAACTGCCACCCTCTGAACTACGATTCCGTCACAATGTATTTGGATTGCTCACTTTTACGCTGGGCATGGTTGCCATATACCTTGGTTACTATTCGAAGTTCTTTACTCGCCATGTGGATAATGAGTTCATCCCAGCCCTAATGCTTACCACTACCTTGGTATATTTCCTGACTATTATTGGACCTACTGGATCCCTGCTGACCAAACTTAAATACCGaagacaaaagcaacagcagcagtag
- the LOC132786016 gene encoding transmembrane reductase CYB561D2 isoform X1: MPQVQNSSASSWLQIQSILNSVNHILIFLVAAFFFVLAKSLDFKETAMHMFMTGIGFHVLMAQALMSHYKVNPITRWISHKNKSRYHGLLQLVGGVMVLLGGLGKFSQKDVHFNTWHGRFGVAATFGCAASIVGGLVNFYQPKIVLKKLPPSELRFRHNVFGLLTFTLGMVAIYLGYYSKFFTRHVDNEFIPALMLTTTLVYFLTIIGPTGSLLTKLKYRRQKQQQQ; the protein is encoded by the exons ATGCCACAAGTGCAGAATTCCTCAGCGTCCTCCTGGCTGCAAATACAGAGTATCTTGAACAGTGTGAATCATATACTCATCTTTCTGGTGGCCGCATTCTTCTTTGTGCTGGCCAAAAGTTTGGACTTCAAGGAGACTGCTATGCACATGTTTATGACAGGCATTGGC TTTCATGTACTTATGGCCCAGGCGCTGATGTCACACTACAAAGTTAACCCGATAACCCGTTGGATTtcgcataaaaacaaatcccGTTACCATGGCCTGCTGCAGCTTGTAGGTGGTGTCATGGTTCTGCTGGGCGGCTTGGGCAAGTTTTCTCAGAAAGATGTTCACTTCAATACCTGGCATGGCAGATTTG GTGTGGCAGCTACCTTTGGATGTGCGGCGAGCATTGTAGGTGGATTGGTTAACTTCTATCAGCCCAAGATTGTGCTTAAGAAACTGCCACCCTCTGAACTACGATTCCGTCACAATGTATTTGGATTGCTCACTTTTACGCTGGGCATGGTTGCCATATACCTTGGTTACTATTCGAAGTTCTTTACTCGCCATGTGGATAATGAGTTCATCCCAGCCCTAATGCTTACCACTACCTTGGTATATTTCCTGACTATTATTGGACCTACTGGATCCCTGCTGACCAAACTTAAATACCGaagacaaaagcaacagcagcagtag
- the LOC132785854 gene encoding ethanolaminephosphotransferase 1, with the protein MRKMQLIRRLLNYKYLTRAQINGFDNYKYSAIDTSPLSQYVMHPFWDWLVKFFPRWFAPNLMTFLGFLFSVMNLVLLSYYDWNFEASSGKEHTTPIPSWVWLCTAINIFVAYTLDGIDGKQARRIGLSGPLGELFDHGLDSYTAMLIPTCLYSIFGRSRVYSVRPMRMYYVCLTVYFNFFISHWEKYNTGILYLPWGYDLSMWGSTAMYLVTWWMGFEGWKFELPLGSLGTLPLGNVMEAVLHISAMANLPLVFINVYNSYKNRTGRLLSLAEALRPLWPFVTYFVLLFVWPFVSPNDIMETDPRAMFMLSGTIFSNVSCRLIVSQMSVTRCEAWHWQTPMYVVSIVLGLWLPVLERPLLYMLLIVTTLTHWHYGASVVDQMCEHFNRICFTVHKRVPDKEVESKPQVKLQEHPDELKTSLKKD; encoded by the exons ATGAGGAAGATGCAGCTCATAAGGCGACTGCTCAATTACAAATACCTGACGAGGGCACAAATAAATGGCTTTGACAATTACAAG TACAGCGCCATAGACACCTCACCTCTAAGTCAATATGTAATGCACCCATTCTGGGACTGGCTTGTCAAG TTCTTCCCCCGTTGGTTTGCACCCAATCTGATGACATTCCTGGGCTTCCTGTTCAGTGTGATGAACCTGGTGTTGCTCTCCTACTACGACTGGAACTTCGAAGCCAGCTCCGGCAAGGAGCACACCACACCCATTCCCAGTTGGGTATGGCTTTGCACCGCAATCAACATATTCGTTGCCTACACGCTGGACGGCATTGATGGCAAGCAAGCGCGGCGCATCGGATTGTCAGGACCGCTGGGCGAGCTGTTCGATCATGGTTTGGACTCGTACACAGCTATGCTGATACCAACATGTCTGTATAGCATCTTTGGACGCAGCCGGGTCTACTCAGTGCGTCCCATGCGTATGTACTATGTCTGCCTAACGGTCTACTTCAACTTCTTCATATCGCATTGGGAGAAGTACAATACGGGCATATTGTACTTGCCGTGGGGCTATGATCTCAGCATGTGGGGCAGCACAGCTATGTACCTGGTCACCTGGTGGATGGGCTTCGAGGGCTGGAAGTTCGAATTGCCATTGGGCTCCCTCGGCACTTTGCCGTTGGGCAATGTGATGGAAGCAGTGCTCCATATTAGCGCCATGGCAAACCTACCTTTAGTGTTTATCAACGTTTACAA CTCATATAAGAATCGCACGGGACGATTGTTATCGCTAGCGGAGGCTCTGCGACCCTTATGGCCTTTTGTTACATATTTTGTGCTCTTGTTTGTCTGGCCCTTTGTATCGCCGAACGACATTATGGAAACGGATCCCCGTGCCATGTTCATGTTGAGCGGCACAATCTTCTCGAATGTCAGC TGCCGATTGATCGTCTCCCAAATGTCTGTCACCCGCTGCGAAGCCTGGCACTGGCAGACGCCCATGTATGTGGTGTCCATAGTGCTGGGATTGTGGCTCCCGGTATTGGAGCGGCCGCTACTTTACATGCTGCTCATTGTGACTACATTAACACATTGGCACTACGGAGCCAGTGTGGTCGATCAGATGTGCGAGCACTTTAATCGTATTTGCTTTACGGTGCACAAAAGAGTGCCGGACAAAGAAGTGGAGAGCAAACCGCAAGTGAAACTGCAGGAGCATCCGGATGAGTTAAAGACGTCACTCAAAAAGGATTAG
- the LOC132785725 gene encoding centrosomal protein of 104 kDa isoform X1, which yields MAKKIPFNVVFATDEDAAFPASELNNHGPTVHGWRSAVDSGLSTHDIIFRFQQPAKIYRIQLLAHQYLIPEKVELWLHYSPKSLPSTPSSQYFDFLGFVALADNANTNHKSRELQSVTVTPRRGTHLKLRLSGAHCNEYSKSGQIALMAVNVLGEDLDAIAISMGEEQLPSESPPVDTATGELALASLCDDLLFSMYVEESIVQHIRELEQRKLQAVSSERFEYARKLKLCMTALRTAGERLGRYALAKRQAVQQEDFSAAKLRKEQIEMYRACVLKQLNVQQLLESDGMLSQNDQSCETYAAGKPNLPPAPSLQDVAQALSDAHLNPSTKLSSSVSQDEKPVNEVSGSSSNAESVGALVASAAALHLHAKSHDELPQSPRLPMASRHSSPMSSRQGSLRRRNKSAPRNSYEDYEERAIPTLRHSNTNEFLRECQGNALLEADPNRSRSRLNDRERRQAALPILVFGSELVEQFYSRQFQDREDGLMRLRNFLKEQEVPSEESNEHAASPNKVARSAALLLHRAVRDAVYSVFNQATETVRVLFLEYVPGRVSPNEVARCVDRLLPELLAKSGDPSARLHTLAQHTILSIAACPQVAEQHLVAPALSRSVGSGTHQRLAMSRLQMLEQLVHTQGISTDKHSGLTCRALSDCGCSGIHHPAEPVRKVAERILLLVYKVNPRLVRKQLPPDDDITRRNLLYRQLFTEFDKLDLERKQELLEANKYSSGNEADSLQPTTSADASRLLKSKSGQVFGGSTGIGTDNGYVSCNGKQQYNEQLKRSMLSASNSRKGSVSNSESTDDTTPKISCPFCGWCCLGSDTSQLDRHYWKTCPFLTKCPQCSQVLEVAALNYHLTMECDAKDNYVVCTRCTESVHKQLYELHQMEDFCRELKTGAARCPLCHDDVNLPLDGGWKLHLLSAGGCPGNIRKRNLKKSN from the exons ATGGCCAAGAAAATTCCATTCAATGTGGTCTTTGCCACAG ATGAAGATGCCGCTTTTCCGGCTAGCGAGTTAAATAATCATGGACCCACTGTGCACGGCTGGCGCAGTGCCGTGGACAGTGGACTAAGCACCCACGACATCATCTTTCGTTTCCAGCAACCTGCCAAAATCTATCGCATACAACTTTTAGCCCACCAGTATTTGATAC CGGAAAAAGTCGAGCTTTGGCTGCACTACTCGCCCAAGTCGCTGCCCAGCACACCCTCATCACAGTACTTTGATTTCCTCGGCTTTGTTGCCCTCGCCGATAATGCAAACACCAATCACAAATCCCGCGAATTGCAGAGCGTCACTGTTACGCCCAGACGTGGTACCCACTTGAAATTGAGACTGTCGGGTGCCCATTGTAATGAGTATAGCAAGAGTGGACAGATAGCATTGATGGCAGTCAATGTGCTAGGCGAGGATTTGGATGCAATTGCCATTAGTATGGGCGAAGAACAGCTACCTAGCGAATCACCGCCCGTGGATACGGCCACCGGTGAGCTGGCGCTGGCCTCACTCTGTGATGATCTCCTTTTCTCTATGTATGTGGAGGAGTCAATTGTCCAGCACATTCGTGAGCTGGAGCAGCGCAAGCTGCAGGCGGTCAGCTCGGAGCGCTTCGAATATGCGCGCAAGCTAAAGTTGTGCATGACAGCGCTGCGCACAGCAGGTGAACGTCTTGGACGCTATGCACTGGCCAAGCGACAGGCGGTGCAGCAGGAGGACTTCAGTGCAGCCAAGCTGCGCAAGGAGCAGATCGAGATGTATCGAGCATGTGTACTGAAGCAATTGAatgtgcagcagctgctcgagAGCGATGGCATGCTCAGCCAAAACGATCAGAGTTGTGAGACTTACGCGGCTGGCAAACCGAATCTACCTCCAGCTCCAAGTCTACAGGATGTGGCGCAAGCCCTCTCCGACGCGCACCTTAATCCTAGCACAAAGCTAAGCAGCAGCGTAAGTCAGGATGAGAAACCAGTAAACGAGGTCAGCGGTAGTAGCAGCAATGCAGAAAGCGTTGGAGCACTAGTCGCCTCGGCTGCTGCACTGCATCTGCATGCCAAGTCGCATGATGAGCTGCCACAATCGCCACGTCTGCCAATGGCATCGCGTCATAGCTCGCCCATGTCAAGCAGACAGGGATCGCTGCGACGGCGCAACAAGAGCGCGCCACGCAACTCCTATGAGGATTATGAGGAACGCGCCATTCCTACGTTAAGACA CTCAAATACTAATGAATTTTTAAGGGAATGCCAGGGCAATGCGCTGCTCGAAGCAGACCCAAATCGAAGTCGTTCACGGCTCAATGATCGTGAGCGTCGTCAGGCAGCGTTGCCGATACTCGTCTTTGGCAGTGAATTG GTGGAACAGTTCTATTCCCGTCAATTTCAGGACCGAGAAGACGGTCTCATGCGACTGCGCAACTTTCTCAAGGAGCAGGAAGTCCCCAGTGAAGAAAGCAATGAGCATGCCGCAAGTCCCAACAAGGTGGCACGCAGTGCagcgttgctgctgcatcgAGCTGTTCGTGATGCAGTATACTCCGTGTTTAATCAGGCCACCGAAACAGTTCGAGTACTGTTCCTTGAATATGTGCCCGGCCGTGTTTCTCCCAATGAGGTGGCACGTTGCGTGGATCGTCTATTGCCAGAACTACTTGCCAAATCAGGCGATCCCTCGGCGCGTCTGCATACGCTGGCCCAGCACACAATACTAAGCATAGCCGCCTGCCCGCAAGTGGCCGAGCAACATCTTGTGGCGCCAGCACTCTCACGCAGTGTAGGATCAGGGACGCATCAGCGCTTGGCCATGAGCCGACTGCAGATGCTGGAGCAGTTGGTGCACACACAAGGAATTAGCACTGATAAACATAGCGGATTAACGTGTCGCGCTCTCTCCGATTGCGGCTGCTCCGGCATTCATCATCCCGCAGAACCAGTGCGTAAGGTAGCTGAACGCATTCTGCTGCTTGTCTACAAGGTTAATCCACGGTTGGTGCGCAAGCAACTGCCACCTGATGATGACATCACACGTCGCAATCTGTTGTACCGCCAACTCTTTACGGAATTCGACAAGCTGGATCTGGAACGCAAACAAGAGCTGCTGGAGGCCAATAAATACAGTTCAGGCAATGAAGCCGATTCCCTGCAACCGACAACCAGCGCAGATGCTTCGCGTTTGCTGAAGAGTAAAAGTGGTCAGGTTTTTGGAGGGTCCACGGGCATAGGAACCGACAATGGATATGTTTCCTGCAATGGCAAACAACAGTACAATGAGCAGCTGAAGCGCTCAATGCTGTCAGCCTCAAACTCACGCAAGGGGTCCGTTTCGAACTCAGAATCCACCGACGACACAACCCCTAAAAT AAGTTGTCCATTCTGTGGTTGGTGCTGCCTTGGCAGCGACACTAGTCAATTGGATCGTCATTACTGGAAGACTTGTCCTTTTCTCACTAAGTGCCCACAATGCAGTCAAGTGCTGGAGGTTGCTGCGCTCAACTATCACTTAACAA tGGAGTGTGATGCGAAGGATAATTATGTGGTCTGTACACGATGCACAGAATCAGTCCATAAACAGCTCTATGAGCTGCATCAAATGGAGGACTTTTGTCGTG AACTGAAAACAGGAGCCGCTCGTTGTCCTCTGTGCCACGATGACGTTAATTTGCCTTTAGATGGGGGATGGAAACTACACCTCTTGAGTGCCGGTGGTTGTCCAGGCAATATTCGCaaacgaaatttaaaaaaatcaaactgA
- the LOC132785725 gene encoding centrosomal protein of 104 kDa isoform X2 yields MAKKIPFNVVFATDEDAAFPASELNNHGPTVHGWRSAVDSGLSTHDIIFRFQQPAKIYRIQLLAHQYLIPEKVELWLHYSPKSLPSTPSSQYFDFLGFVALADNANTNHKSRELQSVTVTPRRGTHLKLRLSGAHCNEYSKSGQIALMAVNVLGEDLDAIAISMGEEQLPSESPPVDTATGELALASLCDDLLFSMYVEESIVQHIRELEQRKLQAVSSERFEYARKLKLCMTALRTAGERLGRYALAKRQAVQQEDFSAAKLRKEQIEMYRACVLKQLNVQQLLESDGMLSQNDQSCETYAAGKPNLPPAPSLQDVAQALSDAHLNPSTKLSSSVSQDEKPVNEVSGSSSNAESVGALVASAAALHLHAKSHDELPQSPRLPMASRHSSPMSSRQGSLRRRNKSAPRNSYEDYEERAIPTLRQECQGNALLEADPNRSRSRLNDRERRQAALPILVFGSELVEQFYSRQFQDREDGLMRLRNFLKEQEVPSEESNEHAASPNKVARSAALLLHRAVRDAVYSVFNQATETVRVLFLEYVPGRVSPNEVARCVDRLLPELLAKSGDPSARLHTLAQHTILSIAACPQVAEQHLVAPALSRSVGSGTHQRLAMSRLQMLEQLVHTQGISTDKHSGLTCRALSDCGCSGIHHPAEPVRKVAERILLLVYKVNPRLVRKQLPPDDDITRRNLLYRQLFTEFDKLDLERKQELLEANKYSSGNEADSLQPTTSADASRLLKSKSGQVFGGSTGIGTDNGYVSCNGKQQYNEQLKRSMLSASNSRKGSVSNSESTDDTTPKISCPFCGWCCLGSDTSQLDRHYWKTCPFLTKCPQCSQVLEVAALNYHLTMECDAKDNYVVCTRCTESVHKQLYELHQMEDFCRELKTGAARCPLCHDDVNLPLDGGWKLHLLSAGGCPGNIRKRNLKKSN; encoded by the exons ATGGCCAAGAAAATTCCATTCAATGTGGTCTTTGCCACAG ATGAAGATGCCGCTTTTCCGGCTAGCGAGTTAAATAATCATGGACCCACTGTGCACGGCTGGCGCAGTGCCGTGGACAGTGGACTAAGCACCCACGACATCATCTTTCGTTTCCAGCAACCTGCCAAAATCTATCGCATACAACTTTTAGCCCACCAGTATTTGATAC CGGAAAAAGTCGAGCTTTGGCTGCACTACTCGCCCAAGTCGCTGCCCAGCACACCCTCATCACAGTACTTTGATTTCCTCGGCTTTGTTGCCCTCGCCGATAATGCAAACACCAATCACAAATCCCGCGAATTGCAGAGCGTCACTGTTACGCCCAGACGTGGTACCCACTTGAAATTGAGACTGTCGGGTGCCCATTGTAATGAGTATAGCAAGAGTGGACAGATAGCATTGATGGCAGTCAATGTGCTAGGCGAGGATTTGGATGCAATTGCCATTAGTATGGGCGAAGAACAGCTACCTAGCGAATCACCGCCCGTGGATACGGCCACCGGTGAGCTGGCGCTGGCCTCACTCTGTGATGATCTCCTTTTCTCTATGTATGTGGAGGAGTCAATTGTCCAGCACATTCGTGAGCTGGAGCAGCGCAAGCTGCAGGCGGTCAGCTCGGAGCGCTTCGAATATGCGCGCAAGCTAAAGTTGTGCATGACAGCGCTGCGCACAGCAGGTGAACGTCTTGGACGCTATGCACTGGCCAAGCGACAGGCGGTGCAGCAGGAGGACTTCAGTGCAGCCAAGCTGCGCAAGGAGCAGATCGAGATGTATCGAGCATGTGTACTGAAGCAATTGAatgtgcagcagctgctcgagAGCGATGGCATGCTCAGCCAAAACGATCAGAGTTGTGAGACTTACGCGGCTGGCAAACCGAATCTACCTCCAGCTCCAAGTCTACAGGATGTGGCGCAAGCCCTCTCCGACGCGCACCTTAATCCTAGCACAAAGCTAAGCAGCAGCGTAAGTCAGGATGAGAAACCAGTAAACGAGGTCAGCGGTAGTAGCAGCAATGCAGAAAGCGTTGGAGCACTAGTCGCCTCGGCTGCTGCACTGCATCTGCATGCCAAGTCGCATGATGAGCTGCCACAATCGCCACGTCTGCCAATGGCATCGCGTCATAGCTCGCCCATGTCAAGCAGACAGGGATCGCTGCGACGGCGCAACAAGAGCGCGCCACGCAACTCCTATGAGGATTATGAGGAACGCGCCATTCCTACGTTAAGACA GGAATGCCAGGGCAATGCGCTGCTCGAAGCAGACCCAAATCGAAGTCGTTCACGGCTCAATGATCGTGAGCGTCGTCAGGCAGCGTTGCCGATACTCGTCTTTGGCAGTGAATTG GTGGAACAGTTCTATTCCCGTCAATTTCAGGACCGAGAAGACGGTCTCATGCGACTGCGCAACTTTCTCAAGGAGCAGGAAGTCCCCAGTGAAGAAAGCAATGAGCATGCCGCAAGTCCCAACAAGGTGGCACGCAGTGCagcgttgctgctgcatcgAGCTGTTCGTGATGCAGTATACTCCGTGTTTAATCAGGCCACCGAAACAGTTCGAGTACTGTTCCTTGAATATGTGCCCGGCCGTGTTTCTCCCAATGAGGTGGCACGTTGCGTGGATCGTCTATTGCCAGAACTACTTGCCAAATCAGGCGATCCCTCGGCGCGTCTGCATACGCTGGCCCAGCACACAATACTAAGCATAGCCGCCTGCCCGCAAGTGGCCGAGCAACATCTTGTGGCGCCAGCACTCTCACGCAGTGTAGGATCAGGGACGCATCAGCGCTTGGCCATGAGCCGACTGCAGATGCTGGAGCAGTTGGTGCACACACAAGGAATTAGCACTGATAAACATAGCGGATTAACGTGTCGCGCTCTCTCCGATTGCGGCTGCTCCGGCATTCATCATCCCGCAGAACCAGTGCGTAAGGTAGCTGAACGCATTCTGCTGCTTGTCTACAAGGTTAATCCACGGTTGGTGCGCAAGCAACTGCCACCTGATGATGACATCACACGTCGCAATCTGTTGTACCGCCAACTCTTTACGGAATTCGACAAGCTGGATCTGGAACGCAAACAAGAGCTGCTGGAGGCCAATAAATACAGTTCAGGCAATGAAGCCGATTCCCTGCAACCGACAACCAGCGCAGATGCTTCGCGTTTGCTGAAGAGTAAAAGTGGTCAGGTTTTTGGAGGGTCCACGGGCATAGGAACCGACAATGGATATGTTTCCTGCAATGGCAAACAACAGTACAATGAGCAGCTGAAGCGCTCAATGCTGTCAGCCTCAAACTCACGCAAGGGGTCCGTTTCGAACTCAGAATCCACCGACGACACAACCCCTAAAAT AAGTTGTCCATTCTGTGGTTGGTGCTGCCTTGGCAGCGACACTAGTCAATTGGATCGTCATTACTGGAAGACTTGTCCTTTTCTCACTAAGTGCCCACAATGCAGTCAAGTGCTGGAGGTTGCTGCGCTCAACTATCACTTAACAA tGGAGTGTGATGCGAAGGATAATTATGTGGTCTGTACACGATGCACAGAATCAGTCCATAAACAGCTCTATGAGCTGCATCAAATGGAGGACTTTTGTCGTG AACTGAAAACAGGAGCCGCTCGTTGTCCTCTGTGCCACGATGACGTTAATTTGCCTTTAGATGGGGGATGGAAACTACACCTCTTGAGTGCCGGTGGTTGTCCAGGCAATATTCGCaaacgaaatttaaaaaaatcaaactgA
- the LOC132786201 gene encoding uncharacterized protein LOC132786201 produces MPPFCCGGRRCAADIKRRMEGNGEEDDAALQLSPITVTEAESPLTLKFYARHDWPYFNCTNEEIKRMRNKFEKDVQNSSESVNVSLTTGEKVAKYEPKHATAQPMTENQIYGWYQHRAYRYLKKDRGIFVFPREGDPLIKLIQASNWMNS; encoded by the coding sequence ATGCCACCTTTCTGTTGCGGTGGTCGCCGCTGTGCAGCAGATATAAAGCGTCGTATGGAGGGAAACGGGGAGGAGGACGACGCAGCACTTCAACTCAGTCCAATTACTGTTACCGAAGCAGAGTCTCCGTTGACATTGAAGTTTTATGCACGCCATGATTGGCCTTATTTTAACTGCACCAACGAGGAGATAAAGCGTATGCGAAATAAGTTTGAAAAGGATGTGCAAAACTCTTCAGAGTCGGTCAATGTTAGCCTGACAACTGGAGAGAAAGTCGCCAAATATGAACCAAAGCATGCCACTGCCCAGCCGATGACTGAGAATCAGATTTATGGCTGGTATCAGCATCGAGCCTATCGCTATTTAAAAAAGGATCGCGGCATTTTCGTTTTCCCACGTGAGGGAGATCCATTGATCAAGTTAATTCAGGCTTCGAATTGGATGAACAGTTAA
- the LOC132786016 gene encoding transmembrane reductase CYB561D2 isoform X3 — protein MSSDWVQTNGGRTFHVLMAQALMSHYKVNPITRWISHKNKSRYHGLLQLVGGVMVLLGGLGKFSQKDVHFNTWHGRFGVAATFGCAASIVGGLVNFYQPKIVLKKLPPSELRFRHNVFGLLTFTLGMVAIYLGYYSKFFTRHVDNEFIPALMLTTTLVYFLTIIGPTGSLLTKLKYRRQKQQQQ, from the exons ATGTCATCAGATTGGGTGCAAACCAACGGGGGAAGAACT TTTCATGTACTTATGGCCCAGGCGCTGATGTCACACTACAAAGTTAACCCGATAACCCGTTGGATTtcgcataaaaacaaatcccGTTACCATGGCCTGCTGCAGCTTGTAGGTGGTGTCATGGTTCTGCTGGGCGGCTTGGGCAAGTTTTCTCAGAAAGATGTTCACTTCAATACCTGGCATGGCAGATTTG GTGTGGCAGCTACCTTTGGATGTGCGGCGAGCATTGTAGGTGGATTGGTTAACTTCTATCAGCCCAAGATTGTGCTTAAGAAACTGCCACCCTCTGAACTACGATTCCGTCACAATGTATTTGGATTGCTCACTTTTACGCTGGGCATGGTTGCCATATACCTTGGTTACTATTCGAAGTTCTTTACTCGCCATGTGGATAATGAGTTCATCCCAGCCCTAATGCTTACCACTACCTTGGTATATTTCCTGACTATTATTGGACCTACTGGATCCCTGCTGACCAAACTTAAATACCGaagacaaaagcaacagcagcagtag